In Gopherus flavomarginatus isolate rGopFla2 chromosome 5, rGopFla2.mat.asm, whole genome shotgun sequence, one DNA window encodes the following:
- the EIF4G2 gene encoding eukaryotic translation initiation factor 4 gamma 2: MAAPAVATGFSPVGGRRAETRSPSGSDEKPRGGTGCGPGGGSRLRALPLEGRLSRSRRAEGEAETRVLRGGQRGSRGFFPPPCQFIILLKILRCQAAKVESAIAEGGASRFSASSGGGGSRGAPQHYPKTASNSEFLGKTPGQNAQKWIPSRSTRRDDDSANDKERHDAIFRKVRGILNKLTPEKFDKLCLELLNVGVESKLILKGIILLIVDKALEEPKYSSLYAQLCLRLAEDAPNFDGPSAECHPGQKQSTTFRRLLISKLQDEFENRTRNVDIYDKRDGPLLPEEEEQRAIAKIKMLGNIKFIGELGKLDLIHESILHKCIKTLLEKKKRVQLKDMGEDLECLCQIMRTVGPRLDHAKAKSLMDQYFARMRSLMLSKELPARIRFLLQDTVELREHNWVPRKAFLDNGPKTINQIRQDAVKDLGVFIPAPMAQGMRSDFFLEGPFMPPRMKLDRDPLGGLADMFGQMPGSGIGTGPGVIQDRFSPTMGRHRSNQLFNGHGGHLMPPAQSQFGDLGKSFLKNQGQSQLYHNQNQGLLSQQQGQSKDMPPRFSKKGQLNADEISLRPAQSFLMNKNQVPKLQPQITMIPPSAQPPRTQTPPLGQPPQLGLKTNPPLIQEKPAKISKKPPPSKEELLKLTEAVVTDYLNNGNANDAISGVREMRAPKPFIPEMLSKVIIQSLDRSDEDKEKASALISLLKQEGIATSDNFMQAFLNVLDQCPKLEVDIPLVKSYLAQFAARAIISELVSISELAQPLESGTHFPLFLLCLQQLAKLQDREWLTELFQQSKVNMQKMLPEIDQNKDRMLEILEGKGLSFLFPLLKLEKELLKQIKLDPSPQAIYKWIKDNISPKLHVDKGFVNILMTSFLQYISSEVSPPNDEPDSSSAPSKEQLEQEKQLLLSFKPVMQKFLHDHVDLQVSALYALQVHCYNNNFPKGMLLRFFVHFYDMEIIEEEAFLAWKEDISQEFPGKGKALFQVNQWLTWLETAEEEESEEEAD; the protein is encoded by the exons ATGGCGGCCCCGGCCGTCGCGACCGGCTTCTCCCCGGTCGGTGGGCGAAGGGCAGAGACTCGCAGCCCCTCCGGCTCGGATGAGAAGCCGCGGGGAGGGACTGGCTGCGGGCCGGGCGGAGGGAGCAGGTTACGGGCTCTGCCCTTGGAAGGGCGCCTCAGCCGCTCGCGGCGGGCTGAAGGGGAAGCAGAGACCCGAGTTCTCCGGGGAGGGCAGCGTGGCTCCCGC ggttttttccccccaccctgtcaaTTTATTATTCTTTTGAAGATTCTTCGTTGTCAAGCCGCCAAAGTGGAGAGTGCGATTGCAGAAGGGGGTGCTTCTCGTTTCAG TGCTTCTTCAGGCGGAGGAGGTAGTAGGGGTGCACCTCAGCACTATCCCAAGACTGCCAGCAACAG CGAGTTCCTGGGGAAAACCCCAGGGCAAAACGCTCAGAAATGGATTCCTTCACGAAGCACTAGACGAGATGACGACTCCGCAAATGACAAAGAACGACATGATGCAATCTTCAGGAAAGTAAGAGG caTACTAAATAAACTTACTCCTGAAAAGTTTGACAAGCTATGCCTTGAGCTCCTCAATGTGGGTGTAGAGTCTAAGCTCATCCTAAAAGGGATCATACTGCTG ATTGTAGACAAAGCCCTTGAAGAGCCGAAGTATAGCTCCCTGTATGCTCAGCTATGTCTGCGGCTTGCAGAAGATGCACCCAACtttgatggcccatcagcagaGTGTCATCCAGGACAGAAGCAAAGCACA ACATTCAGACGCCTCCTAATTTCTAAACTTCAAGATGAATTTGAAAACCGCACCAGAAATGTTGATA TCTATGATAAGCGTGATGGCCCCCTCCTCCcggaggaggaggaacagagaGCTATTGCCAAGATCAAGATGCTGGGGAACATCAAATTCATTGGAGAACTTGGCAAGCTTGATCTTATTCATGAATCTATCCTTCATAAGTGCATCAAAACA CTTTTGGAAAAGAAGAAGAGAGTCCAACTCAAGGATATGGGGGAGGATTTGGAGTGCCTCTGTCAGATAATGAGGACAGTGGGACCTAGACTAGACCATGCAAAAGCCAAG TCCTTAATGGATCAGTACTTTGCCCGTATGCGCTCCTTGATGTTAAGTAAGGAATTGCCAGCAAGGATTCGTTTCCTGCTGCAG GATACTGTGGAGTTGAGAGAACACAACTGGGTTCCTCGCAAAGCTTTTCTTGACAATGGACCAAAGACTATCAATCAAATCCGTCAAGATGCAGTAAAA GATCTGGGAGTCTTTATTCCTGCTCCTATGGCTCAAGGGATGAGAAGTGACTTCTTTCTGGAGGGACCGTTTATGCCACCCAGGATGAAACTTGACAGGGACCCACTTGGAGGGCTTGCTGATATGTTTGGACAGATGCCAG GTAGCGGAATTGGTACTGGTCCAGGAGTTATTCAGGATAGATTTTCACCAACCATGGGACGTCATCGTTCAAATCAACTTTTCAATGGCCATGGGGGACACCTCATGCCTCCTGCTCAATCCCAGTTTGGAGATCTAgggaaatcttttttaaaaaatcag GGGCAAAGCCAGCTCTACCATAACCAGAATCAGGGACTGTTATCCCAGCAACAAGGACAGTCGAAGGATATGCCACCTCGGTTTTCTAAGAAAGGACAGCTTAATGCAGATGAG ATTAGCCTGAGACCTGCTCAATCTTTTCTAATGAATAAGAACCAAGTACCAAAGCTTCAGCCCCAAATAACTATGATTCCTCCCAGTGCACAACCACCACGCACTCAGACGCCACCTTTGGGACAG CCTCCTCAGCTTGGTCTCAAAACAAATCCACCACTTATTCAAGAGAAGCCTGCAAAGATCAGTAAAAAGCCGCCACCTTCTAAGGAAGAATTGCTTAAACTCACT GAAGCTGTTGTGACTGACTATCTGAACAATGGAAATGCAAATGATGCTATCAGTGGTGTGAGAGAAATGAGGGCTCCAAAGCCCTTCATACCTGAGATGTTGAGCAAAGTAATCATTCAATCCCTAGACCGATCAGATGAAGATAAAGAGAAAGCAAGTGCTTTGATCAGCTTACTCAAACAGGAAGGAATAGCCACCAGTGACAACTTCATGCAG GCATTCCTGAATGTATTGGACCAGTGTCCCAAACTGGAGGTAGACATCCCTTTGGTGAAATCCTACTTAGCACAATTTGCAGCCCGTGCCATTATTTCAGAACTGGTGAGCATTTCAGAACTGGCTCAACCACTGGAGAGTGGCACCCATTTCCCCCTCTTCTTGCTTTGCCTTCAGCAGTTAGCTAAGTTACAAGACCGAGAATGGCTAACTGAACTCTTCCAACAAAGCAAAGTCAACATGCAAAAGATGTTGCCAG AAATAGATCAGAATAAGGATCGTATGCTGGAGATCTTGGAAGGGAAAGGACTGAGTTTCTTGTTCCCACTTCTGAAACTGGAGAAGGAACTGTTGAAGCAAATAAAGTTGGATCCATCTCCTCAAGCCATCTATAAATGGATTAAAGACAACATTTCACCCAAACTTCATGTAGATAAGGGATTTGTGAATATTTTGATGACAAG TTTCTTGCAGTATATTTCAAGTGAAGTGAGCCCACCTAATGACGAACCAGATTCTTCATCTGCTCCTTCTAAAGAGCAGTTAGAGCAGGAAAAACAACTGCTTCTTTCCTTCAAGCCAGTAATGCAGAAGTTTCTTCATGACCATGTTGATCTACAAGTGAGTGCTCTGTATGCACTTCAGGTGCACTGCTACAACAACAACTTTCCAAAAG GCATGTTACTGCGCTTTTTTGTTCATTTCTATGACATGGAAATTATTGAAGAGGAAGCCTTTTTGGCATGGAAAGAGGATATTTCTCAAGAGTTTCCAGGGAAGGGCAAAGCTTTATTCCAG GTAAACCAGTGGCTAACCTGGCTGGaaactgctgaagaagaagaaTCTGAAGAAGAAGCTGACTAA